GACTGCTGCACGGCGGCCCGGCGCACGGGTACGACGTGAAACGCGGTCACGACGCATGGTTCCCCGACAGCAAGCCGCTGGCGTTCGGGCAGGTGTACTCGACGCTGGCCCGGCTGGAGCGCGACGAGCTCGTCGAGGTCGTCGACCGGGGCTCCGAAGGCGGTCCCGAGCGGACCGTCTACGCGCTGACCGCGAAGGGCCGGCAGCATCTGGCCGAGTGGCTGGCCGAGCCGATCCAGCCCGCGCTGGGCGCGGTCGACGAGCTGGTCCGCAAGGTGGTCGCGACGATCCGGACCGGCGAGGACGCGACCGCGTTCCTGGCCCGGCAGCGGTCCAGCCACCTGCGCCGGATCCGTGAGCTGAAGGCCTCCGGCCGCACCGAAGACACGCCCGGCCGGCTCGCGCGCGACTACATGGCGCTGCACCTGGACGCCGATCTCCGCTGGCTGGACACCGCTCTTGACCGAATCACCGCTCAGAAGGAGAGCACCCGATGACCGACCTGGTCCTGGAAGTCCTCCGGGTGGAGTACGCGTACCGCCGCGACATCGCCCTGCGGGGCGTCTCGCTGCAGGTGCGTCCGGGCGAAGTCCTGGCCGTCACCGGCCCGAGCGGTTGTGGCAAGTCGACCCTGCTCCACTGCGCGGCCGGCATCCTGCGGCCGCAGGCCGGCACGGTGAAGCTGGCCGGGCAGGACCTGTCGGAGCTGTCCGAGGCCGATCGCACCCGGCTGCGGCGTACCAAGGTCGGCGTGGTGATGCAGTTCGGCCAGCTGGTCCCGGACCTCTCCCTGGTCGACAACGTGGCGCTGCCGCTGCTCCTCGAAGGCCACGACCGGGCGGCGTCGCGCCGAGCGGCTCTCGGCTGGCTGGAGCGAGTCGGAGTGGCCGAGGACGCGTACGCCGTACCGGCTGAGCTGTCCGGCGGGCAGAACCAGCGGGCCGCGGTCGCCAGGGCACTCGTCACGGGCCCGGCGGTCGTGTTCGCGGACGAACCGACGGGCAGCCTGGACAGCAGCGCCGGGGAACAGGTCCTCGACCTGCTGCTCGAGGCGGCGAGAACCGGCGACACCGCGCTGGTCGTCGTCACCCACGACAACCTGGTCGCCGCGCACGCCGACCGCGAGGTCCGCCTGCGCGACGGTCTGATCCAGCACGAGGTGGCACTGTCATGAATCTGCGCACCTTCGTCACGCTGGCCCTTCCCCGGTCCGCCACCGATCGGCGCCGCCTGCAACTGCTGGTGCTCGGGGTCGCGGTGGCCGGCGCGTTCCTGCTGGCGGGACTGCGGATCACCCGGCTGTCCTCCGGCATCGACGTACTGGACGGGGTCTACTACTCCGACAGGTCAGCCGATGCCTACAGCAACTACCTTCAGGAGGACGGCCTCCGCGGCGGGGTGGCCCTGGCCACGGTCTTCCTGGCGGCGAGGGCCTTCGCCCTGGCCTACCAGGCCCTCAAACTCGGTACGGCGGCGCGCGACCGCAGGCTGGCCGCGTTCCGCTTGGCGGGCGCGACCCCAGGCCAGGTCCGAGGGCTCGGCGCCGTCGAAGGAGCACTGGCCGGACTGGCCGGCGGAGTCCTCGCCGGTCCCGTCTACTTCGCGCTTGCGTTCCTCGTCCAGACGTTCCCGCGAGTGGCCAGGGTCCTTCCCCGCCCGGACGGGTGGGACCTGCTCTACTGGCCGGTCTTCGCGCTGGTGCTCGGCGCGGCGACCGCGGCTGTGGGCGGGTGGTTACGGCGTGGACTGGTGACGGATCCTTCGGCGGCCCCCGAGCACAGGCCGACCCGGTTCCGGGCCAGGATCATCTTCGCTGTTGTGGGTGTACTGATCGCCCTGGCCGCGATGAGGGCCATCACGACCGGCTCGACGGTCCTCGGCGCGGGCCTCCTGTTCGTTCCGGCCGCAGGCGTCCTGATCGCGACGATCGCGCTGGCTCCGTTGCTGGCCTACGGCCAGGGCCGGCGGCTCAGCCGGTCGGGGGACCCGATCAAGGTGATCGCGGGTGGACGGCTGATCCGGACCACGCGAGCAGCCGGCCGCTCGATCACCCTGATGGTGCTCTGCGGGGTCGTGGTCGGGCTCTGCGCCGCCTCGATGTTCGCGCTGTGGGTCCCGTACGCCGAGGGCGAGGGCACCTGGGGAGACTCTATGACCTTCTACTCCACCGGATTCGGCCTGGCCGCGGTCGCCTCCCTGGCGGTCGGACTGGCCGCCGGCGCCTCCTTGCTGGCCGGGACCGCCGACGACCTGCTCGACCAGCGCCGGAATCTCGCCTGCCTGAGCATCTTCGGCATGGGCGAGGCCCATCTCCGGCGATCGGTCCAGCTCCAACTGACCGCGATCGCCCCGCCGGCCATCGGGGTCGGCCTGGCGATCGGCTACCTCCTCACCGTGCTGCGCGAGTCGCCGGGCAGGGAGGGCACCGCCCTGTTGTGGTTCGTGATCGTGGTCCTGGTCGGGAGCGCACTGACCTGGCTGGTCGCGACCGGAGCCGCGGCCCTCCTGCGCGGCCAGGTCCGCGAGGCGATCGACCCACAGAACCTGCGGTCGGCCTGACCGCACCGACAGACCAGCCGGAGTTCGGGGTTGAGGGGCCCCGGACTCCGGCTTCTGCCGCGCCTACGGCGAGACATCGCAAGAATTTCCAGTTCTCAAGGTAGGAGATGGCGCCGTCTCTTCACCTGACTACTCCGCCGAGCCGCTCAGAGGACCTTTGCTCCGCTCGGGCAGTTGTTGTTGGGAAGCTTGCTGATCGAGGTGATTTTGTCGCCGAACTTGTACGCCGGCTGGCCGAGGTCGGACGTGTACTGACCGGCCCTGATGCAGAAGAAAGTGTCACTGCGCGAGTAATTGTCGTCGTCGTGCAGCAACCAAGCGACACTGCCGTTGTTGTACACCGAGTGCGCCTCGTCGCTGTTGCTCCCCAGGTGCGGCTCGTTCTTGACGTAGGGAATCGCCGTCGGGGTGAAATTCTGGTTGTGCCAGATGCAGATTCTGTTGGCCGGGCAGTCCGTCCGCGACGCCGCGGCGGGCTGGGTCGCGGCGACGAGTCCGCCGGTCGCCACCAGCAGTCCCGCGACCGTGCTCAACGTGGCTTTCCGTACTCCTCGCATGGGCTCTCCTTCGAAGTGGGTCGATCAGATCTGTGGGGTCTTGGCCGGGCAGGTGCCGCCCTCGATACGCTGGACCGGCGAGTCCACCCGGGCAGCAATTGCCGGTTGCGCCGTGACAGCGACGACTCCGGCCACCAGAGAAATCCCGGAAAATGCACTCGGGAAAGCTTTTCGCGCCCTTCGCATGCACCCTCCTGAAAATGTCTCGAATATCTCGGTACAGAGTCAACCAAACCCTCGTTTGACAGGGCAAGAGAACTGCAGGAAGTTGCAGCGCGGTCGCCGAACGTCACATTTCTGTGGTTGTGCCACCCCCGGTGTCAAGGGGGCTGGGGCTTCGGTGGAGGGAGGCCCTGGTTCACCCCTGGGGTGGGGTTGGGGTCCCTGCTGGGTCAAGCGGGTGCGCATAGGCTCGGCGGCATGTGGGTGTGGCAGTTGGTGTTGGCCGTCGGGTTCGGGATCGGGTCGGCCGTGGTGCCGGTGCTGAACGCTGAGGCGTACGTGCTCGGGGTCGGGGTGAGCGGGGCGCTGGACCCGGTGGTGGCGGCGATCGGGGTTTCGGTCGGGCAGACGATCGGGAAGATCGCGATGTTTCTGGCGGTGCGGTACCGGCCGGGGTACGCCGGGAAGAAGTCCAAGGAGCCGAAGCCGCTCGACCTGGACACCCGGTGGGGGCGGTTCGTGCAGTGGAACCGGGAGCTCAGCAAGCGGCTGCTGGATGCCTTGAGCGACCGGCGGTGGGGAGTGCCGGTCACGTTGCTGAGCGCGTCGGTCGGGATTCCACCGCTGTACG
The Kribbella italica DNA segment above includes these coding regions:
- a CDS encoding PadR family transcriptional regulator gives rise to the protein MATAELVLGLLHGGPAHGYDVKRGHDAWFPDSKPLAFGQVYSTLARLERDELVEVVDRGSEGGPERTVYALTAKGRQHLAEWLAEPIQPALGAVDELVRKVVATIRTGEDATAFLARQRSSHLRRIRELKASGRTEDTPGRLARDYMALHLDADLRWLDTALDRITAQKESTR
- a CDS encoding ABC transporter ATP-binding protein, whose amino-acid sequence is MTDLVLEVLRVEYAYRRDIALRGVSLQVRPGEVLAVTGPSGCGKSTLLHCAAGILRPQAGTVKLAGQDLSELSEADRTRLRRTKVGVVMQFGQLVPDLSLVDNVALPLLLEGHDRAASRRAALGWLERVGVAEDAYAVPAELSGGQNQRAAVARALVTGPAVVFADEPTGSLDSSAGEQVLDLLLEAARTGDTALVVVTHDNLVAAHADREVRLRDGLIQHEVALS
- a CDS encoding FtsX-like permease family protein, encoding MNLRTFVTLALPRSATDRRRLQLLVLGVAVAGAFLLAGLRITRLSSGIDVLDGVYYSDRSADAYSNYLQEDGLRGGVALATVFLAARAFALAYQALKLGTAARDRRLAAFRLAGATPGQVRGLGAVEGALAGLAGGVLAGPVYFALAFLVQTFPRVARVLPRPDGWDLLYWPVFALVLGAATAAVGGWLRRGLVTDPSAAPEHRPTRFRARIIFAVVGVLIALAAMRAITTGSTVLGAGLLFVPAAGVLIATIALAPLLAYGQGRRLSRSGDPIKVIAGGRLIRTTRAAGRSITLMVLCGVVVGLCAASMFALWVPYAEGEGTWGDSMTFYSTGFGLAAVASLAVGLAAGASLLAGTADDLLDQRRNLACLSIFGMGEAHLRRSVQLQLTAIAPPAIGVGLAIGYLLTVLRESPGREGTALLWFVIVVLVGSALTWLVATGAAALLRGQVREAIDPQNLRSA
- a CDS encoding peptidase inhibitor family I36 protein, coding for MRGVRKATLSTVAGLLVATGGLVAATQPAAASRTDCPANRICIWHNQNFTPTAIPYVKNEPHLGSNSDEAHSVYNNGSVAWLLHDDDNYSRSDTFFCIRAGQYTSDLGQPAYKFGDKITSISKLPNNNCPSGAKVL